The Pochonia chlamydosporia 170 chromosome 1, whole genome shotgun sequence genome window below encodes:
- a CDS encoding BTB/POZ domain-containing protein: MTDITASHETILLRVGEKQFHTSKHTLSPSGYFNALFTIHPSPQTDFFLDADPDIFTDVLRYLRTHIYPLYHTPDNGFDVPRYHALLAQARLLQLDELAAWVSNKEYLNAVWTKTRFVSATLYGDRQLEQLQNNLWSNEERTRSFSFKQADSRAWKCPAGVYLHDGDKAACVKARCPGFGGEHVVSMRTFKIDAIVEKVEIREDVLVEMRPDVLPPYHGHD, from the coding sequence ATGACAGACATCACCGCCTCCCACGAaaccatcctcctccgcgTCGGCGAAAAACAATTCCACACCTCCAAACACACCCTCTCCCCGAGCGGCTACTTCAACGCCCTCTTCACAATCCACCCGTCCCCCCAAAccgacttcttcctcgacgCCGACCCCGACATCTTCACCGACGTCCTGCGCTACCTCCGCACACACATCTACCCGCTCTACCACACGCCCGACAACGGCTTCGACGTCCCGCGCTACCACGCGCTGCTCGCCCAAGCGCGGCTCCTGCAGCTCGACGAGCTGGCGGCCTGGGTCTCCAACAAGGAGTACCTCAACGCCGTGTGGACGAAGACGCGGTTCGTGAGCGCCACGCTCTACGGGGACAggcagctggagcagctGCAGAACAATCTGTGGTCGAACGAGGAGCGGACGAGGTCGTTTTCGTTTAAGCAGGCTGATTCAAGGGCGTGGAAGTGTCCTGCGGGAGTGTACCTGCACGATGGGGACAAGGCGGCTTGTGTGAAGGCGCGGTGTCCGGGGTTTGGGGGCGAGCATGTCGTGAGTATGAGGACGTTTAAGATTGATGCTATTGTGGAAAAGGTTGAGATTAGGGAGGATGTATTGGTGGAGATGAGGCCGGATGTGTTGCCGCCGTATCATGGGCATGACTGA
- a CDS encoding acid phosphatase (similar to Cordyceps militaris CM01 XP_006667481.1) yields the protein MLFQTAASFLAVAGLVAATPCKPQDGWETKYTATASADVAKAAATAKTSSPTSHVKGKAFDRLAIIYFENQNYDKSFGDPNFNWFTKKGITLSNYFAVTHPSEPNYMAAIAGDYFGMENDDFTRSPRNISTVIDLLDTKGISWGHYQEDMPFSGFEGMAYVNQKNGANDYVRKHNPAVLHDSITHSEQKLSQIKNLSLIDTSRSQFHKDLKANKLPQWMFITPNMTSDGHDTSVTVAGVWCRKFLEPLLQDKNFMQNTLVLVTWDENESYAERNNILGILLGDAVPKHLVGTEDKNFYNHYSEIATVSANWDLPTLGRWDVGANVFKMVADKTGDKLRQWKSQQQLQGMFWNLSYAGHFSDQGGNKIFPKPNLDLDKAYNGRPILQSIKDTWKHSNAPTYYKDTIETADGLHPPKGYEPKKK from the exons ATGCTTTTCCAGACTGCTGCCAGCTTCCTGGCCGTCGCTGGCCTCGTTGCCGCTACTCCTTGCAAGCCTCAAGACGGCTGGGAGACCAAGTACACAGCTACCGCCTCTGCTGATGTCGCCAAGGCtgccgccacggccaagACCAGCAGCCCTACCAGCCATGTGAAGGGCAAGGCCTTTGACCGACTTGCCATCATATATTTTGAGAATCAGAACTATGACAAGTCCTTTGGTGACC CCAACTTCAACTGGTTCACCAAGAAGGGTATTACTCTGTCAAACTATTTCGCCGTTACCCATCCCTCTGAGCCCAACTATATGGCTGCGATTGCTGGAGACTACTTTGGCATGGAGAACGACGACTTCACCCGCTCGCCTCGCAACATTTCTACTGTCATTGATCTCCTGGATACCAAGGGCATCTCATGGGGCCATTATCAGGAGGACATGCCCTTCTCCGGATTCGAGGGCATGGCGTACGTTAACCAGAAGAATGGCGCCAATGACTATGTCCGCAAGCATAACCCTGCCGTTTTGCATGACAGCATCACCCATTCCGAGCAGAAGCTGTCGCAGATCAAGAACTTGTCTCTTATTGACACGTCGCGCTCCCAGTTCCACAAGGATCTCAAGGCAAACAAGCTGCCTCAGTGGATGTTCATCACCCCCAACATGACCTCCGATGGACATGACACGTCCGTCACTGTtgctggtgtctggtgccgCAAGTTCCTTGAGCCCCTTCTTCAGGACAAGAACTTTATGCAGAACACCCTCGTCCTGGTAACCTGGGATGAGAACGAAAGCTATGCTGAGCGCAACAACATTCTGGGTATCCttcttggtgatgctgttCCCAAACATCTGGTTGGCACTGAAGACAAGAACTTTTATAACCACTACTCGGAGATTGCTACCGTCTCTGCTAACTGGGATCTTCCCACCCTTGGCCGATGGGATGTTGGTGCCAACGTCTTCAAAATGGTTGCCGACAAGACTGGCGACAAGCTTCGGCAGTGGAagtcgcagcagcagcttcaggGCATGTTCTGGAATTTGTCTTACGCTGGCCATTTCAGTGACCAGGGCGGCAACAAGATCTTCCCCAAGCCTAACCTCGACCTTGACAAAGCTTACAATGGCCGTCCTATTCTTCAGTCCATCAAGGACACTTGGAAGCACAGCAATGCCCCTACGTACTACAAGGACACCATTGAGACTGCGGATGGTTTGCACCCCCCCAAGGGCTACGAACCCAAGAAAAAATAA
- a CDS encoding vacuolar iron transporter Ccc1 (similar to Beauveria bassiana ARSEF 2860 XP_008597561.1), translated as MPKSKSPCLTRFLSDFTLGFSDGLTVPFALTAGLSSLGRADTVIYAGLAELCAGSISMGIGGYLSALDEVPSSSGSKDELDSAGDEEELRGMLRDGSSRGSTSNLSDSIDEKDMEQESGEDLIRSHLEPLALPNTTVLEILATLRNRPDGVARSIRRLEQYNAVTEQPSDQLPIWPVASGLSISLGYVVGGIIPLFPYFFTSTVGKGLQWSIAMCLIALMAFGSGKSWVLRGEDRSIKRSLWEGLQMLILGTLAAGAAVLCVNLVGAGSEPGQ; from the coding sequence ATGCCGAAATCGAAAAGCCCGTGCCTAACCCGCTTTCTCTCCGACTTCACCTTGGGCTTCTCAGATGGCTTGACCGTTCCATTTGCCCTCACTGCAGGGCTCAGCTCACTGGGGAGGGCTGATACCGTCATCTACGCTGGTCTGGCTGAGTTGTGCGCTGGAAGCATCAGCATGGGCATCGGTGGATATTTATCCGCATTAGACGAAgttccttcttcctctggAAGCAAAGACGAGCTCGACAGTGctggagacgaagaagagtTGAGAGGGATGCTGCGCGATGGAAGCTCGAGAGGCTCCACCAGTAACCTAAGCGACAGCATAGAcgagaaggacatggaacaaGAATCGGGAGAGGACCTCATTCGGAGCCATCTGGAGCCGCTGGCTCTGCCGAATACCACTGTTCTGGAGATTCTTGCAACGCTGAGAAATCGTCCGGACGGGGTAGCACGATCCATCCGCCGCCTGGAGCAGTACAATGCTGTGACGGAGCAGCCCTCTGACCAGCTTCCAATCTGGCCGGTTGCCTCGGGACTATCCATCTCGCTGGGGTATGTCGTTGGCGGTATCATCCCCCTCTTCCCGTACTTCTTTACTTCTACTGTCGGGAAAGGCCTCCAGTGGAGCATCGCCATGTGTCTGATTGCTCTCATGGCCTTCGGGTCGGGCAAGAGCTGGGTGCTCCGTGGGGAGGATAGGAGTATCAAGAGAAGCTTGTGGGAGGGTCTTCAGATGCTCATTTTGGGGACACTGGCTGCGGGTGCGGCGGTTCTGTGTGTGAATCTTGTTGGAGCGGGCTCGGAGCCTGGTCAATGA
- a CDS encoding acetyltransferase (similar to Metarhizium acridum CQMa 102 XP_007815144.1) yields the protein MPPNRTLTSPNPPSPLPGTILLETPRLILRRYTPADAPALSAAANHTNVAATLSDRFASPYTVEAAAEFIAGDGKGADPHYPTHGAILLKPLEGETEGVMIGGFGLRPLQDVFYRTWALGYFLTPSAWGKGYGTEAISAVVRWAFETWPGLNRIDGEAYSSNMASVRVLEKSGFVREGVRRRAVEKGGVVLDVVALGVVRADLGL from the coding sequence ATGCCACCTAACAGAACCCTCACATCACCAAaccccccctcccccctcCCCGGCACAATCCTCCTCGAAACACCAcgcctcatcctccgccGCTATACTCCTGCCGACGCACCCGCCCtctccgccgccgcaaacCACACCAACGTGGCCGCCACCCTCAGCGACAGATTCGCCTCGCCCTACACCGTCGAAGCGGCGGCAGAGTTCATCGCCGGCGACGGAAAGGGCGCCGACCCGCACTACCCTACCCACGGGGCGATCCTCCTCAAGCCCCTGGAAGGGGAGACGGAGGGTGTCATGATTGGGGGCTTTGGACTCCGCCCGCTGCAGGATGTGTTCTACAGGACGTGGGCGTTGGGATACTTTCTGACGCCGTCGGCTTGGGGGAAGGGGTATGGCACGGAGGCGATTTCTGCGGTGGTGAGGTGGGCGTTTGAGACGTGGCCTGGTTTGAATAGGATTGATGGGGAGGCGTATTCGTCGAATATGGCGAGCGTGAGGGTTTTGGAGAAGAGTGGGTTTGTGAGGGAGggggtgaggaggagggcggTTGAGAAGGGGGGTGTGGTGTTGGATGTGGTTGCTTTGGGGGTTGTGAGGGCGGATTTGGGGTTGTAG
- a CDS encoding multicopper oxidase, type 1 (similar to Zymoseptoria tritici IPO323 XP_003856719.1) codes for MSSREDVEDVETAERAEEQPFLTRETEGDGEASEAGATPSPSTRLNNPPAWSEKSRAGRPHGLCKLSLFILLFLVTILGLSGLILSFPPKGTRNSDNDAHSHGDQEKTHQDDPNHGHTGDEKPSIVHYHEDIPGLPRLRDTSEYVLSPSWDRSSAPVTREYHWTIADGELNPDGVYRPMILINNQFPGPLVECNEGDTIIVQVENKAVNATSIHFHGLFQNGTNFMDGTVGVTQCPIAPNSNFTYEFVVQGQSGTYWYHAHHSAQASDGLLGPVVIHSKDELTLQELDYATDRVIMVQDHYHNTTAELLMGYLRPDGENDEPVPDNPLINGRGVRNCNDFKGWRCDSSNTSKPIFDLTAGQRHRLRFINVGAFAEFQIQIDEHPFYITEVDGTDVHPEPFHRLNILPAQRYSVIVDTNITTTDTYWLRARMVTHCFTTKNNRLQPEIRGIVRYISPNTKPLTSDPQSKEWSEAIEVQCRDLNTSALHPVQHMKPPPADDFVTLRSNFMIGDWRLARGFFNESTWHANATHPSLYRFLDAKPELSSLETPLAINDKAFDKEHDFVLQTKGIRTVDISINNFDDGAHPFHLHGHKFFLVAQGRSGYPPTAATLDKYLQEHSGILDNPLRRDTVTVEGYSWAIVRVVLDNPGLWTLHCHNTWHSESGMVMQLLVHSEVVSGWKVDPKHRSMCGLPGVMSGMRPDDSIWFGSF; via the coding sequence ATGTCCTCGAGAGAGGATGTAGAGGATGTAGAGACTGCGGAGCGAGCAGAGGAGCAGCCATTCCTGACCAGAGAAACGGAAGGAGACGGCGAGGCAAGCGAGGCAGGTGCAACTCCATCCCCTTCCACAAGACTCAACAACCCACCCGCCTGGTCTGAAAAGAGCCGAGCCGGAAGGCCGCACGGATTATGCAAGTTGagcctcttcatcctcctaTTCCTTGTCACCATCTTGGGATTGTCTGGCTTAATATTGAGCTTCCCACCGAAGGGGACAAGGAATTCTGATAATGACGCCCATTCTCATGGCGACCAAGAGAAGACTCACCAAGACGATCCCAATCATGGTCACACTGGAGACGAGAAACCAAGCATTGTTCACTATCACGAAGACATACCCGGCTTGCCACGACTGAGAGACACTTCTGAGTATGTTCTTTCTCCGTCATGGGACCGCAGTTCAGCGCCGGTAACCAGGGAATATCACTGGACCATTGCAGATGGCGAGTTGAATCCTGATGGAGTCTATCGACCCATgatcctcatcaacaatcaaTTTCCTGGCCCCTTGGTCGAGTGCAATGAAGGAGATACCATCATTGTTCAGGTGGAAAACAAGGCTGTCAATGCCACGTCAATCCATTTCCACGGGCTGTTTCAGAATGGCACCAACTTCATGGACGGCACTGTTGGTGTCACTCAATGTCCCATTGccccaaactccaacttcACGTATGAATTTGTGGTTCAAGGGCAATCCGGCACGTATTGGTATCACGCACATCACAGTGCTCAGGCTTCAGACGGTTTACTTGGTCCTGTGGTGATTCATTCCAAAGATGAACTTACGCTCCAAGAATTGGACTATGCGACAGACCGCGTCATCATGGTCCAGGATCATTACCACAATACCACTGCTGAGCTGTTAATGGGCTATCTCCGGCCAGACGGTGAAAATGATGAGCCGGTTCCGGACAACCCTCTAATAAATGGCCGTGGCGTGAGGAACTGTAACGACTTCAAGGGATGGCGTTGCGACAGCAGCAATACATCTAAGCCGATTTTCGACCTGACGGCAGGGCAACGACATCGGCTTCGATTTATCAATGTTGGAGCTTTTGCCGAGTTCCAAATTCAAATAGACGAGCACCCCTTTTACATTACAGAGGTGGACGGAACAGATGTTCATCCAGAACCTTTCCACCGTCTCAATATCTTACCCGCCCAACGCTACAGTGTCATCGTagacaccaacatcaccacgACAGATACATATTGGCTGCGGGCCAGAATGGTCACACACTGCTTCACGACCAAGAACAATCGACTGCAGCCTGAAATTAGAGGCATAGTCCGTTACATATCACCTAACACGAAGCCCCTAACCTCCGATCCACAAAGCAAAGAGTGGTCAGAAGCTATCGAGGTACAGTGTCGCGACCTCAACACATCAGCTTTGCATCCCGTTCAGCATATGAAGCCTCCCCCGGCAGACGACTTTGTCACTCTCAGATCCAATTTCATGATTGGAGACTGGCGGCTTGCCCGCGGCTTCTTCAATGAATCAACATGGCATGCAAATGCAACGCACCCATCCCTCTATCGATTTCTCGATGCCAAGCCCGAACTGAGCTCCCTCGAAACGCCATTAGCCATCAATGACAAAGCATTCGACAAAGAACATGATTTTGTCCTTCAAACCAAGGGTATCCGCACCGTTGACATCTCCATCAATAACTTCGACGATGGCGCACATCCTTTCCACCTCCACGGCCACAAattcttcctcgtcgctCAAGGCCGAAGCGGGTATCCTCCCACAGCAGCCACTCTGGACAAATACCTACAAGAACACAGTGGCATACTTGATAATCCCTTGCGCAGGGATACCGTCACCGTGGAAGGCTATTCCTGGGCCATAGTGCGTGTCGTCCTCGATAACCCGGGCCTATGGACACTTCATTGCCATAATACATGGCACTCCGAATCCGGCATGGTGATGCAGTTACTCGTCCACAGCGAAGTAGTAAGTGGATGGAAAGTGGACCCGAAGCATAGGTCCATGTGTGGGCTTCCAGGCGTTATGTCTGGCATGAGACCAGATGATAGTATTTGGTTTGGTAGTTTTTAA
- a CDS encoding NADH-ubiquinone oxidoreductase, mitochondrial precursor (similar to Aspergillus terreus NIH2624 XP_001208720.1) has translation MASSLQRLAGHGAKRLCLRPATRHLAARPFSTTCLRKYATPEPMGTRLIPVDDDFAHPSDPYGTTQHIPGSVKKSRENSVEDRKVRHYTVNFGPQHPAAHGVLRLILELNGEEIIRADPHVGLLHRGTEKLIEYKSYLQALPYFDRLDYVSMMTNEQCFALAVEKLLNIEIPERAKYIRTLFGEITRVLNHLMSVLSHAMDVGALTPFLWGFEEREKLMEFYERVSGARLHAAYVRPGGVHQDIPVGLLDDIYQWATQFGDRIDETEEMLTDNRIWVERLRGVGVVSAADALNLSFTGVMLRGSGVPWDIRKSQPYDAYDKVEFDVPVGKNGDCYDRYLCRMEEFRQSLRIIHQCLNQMPAGPVRVEDYKISPPPRTAMKENMEALIHHFLLYTKGYAVPPGETYSVIEAPKGEMGVYVVSDGSERPYRCHIRAPGFAHLGGFDHVSKGHLLADAVAVIGTMDLVFGEVDR, from the exons ATGGCTTCCTCTCTGCAGAGGCTCGCTGGCCACGGCGCCAAGCGTCTCTGCCTCCGACCTGCGACGAGGCATCTCGCAGCACGACCCTTCTCGACGACATGCCTTCGAAAATACGCTACTCCCGAGCCCATGGGAACCAGACTCATCCCCGTtgatgacgactttgccCATCCCAGCGATCCCTACGGCACCACACAGCACATCCCCGGGTCGGTAAAAAAGTCGCGCGAGAACTCGGTCGAGGACCGCAAGGTTAGACACTACACCGTCAACTTTGGTCCTCAGCATCCTGCTGCCCACGGTGTGCTTCGACTTATTCTCGAGCTCAATGGCGAAGAAATCATTCGTGCCGACCCTCACGTCGGTCTTCTGCACCGAGGCACTGAGAAGTTGATTGAGTACAAGTCATACCTGCAGGCGCTCCCCTACTTCGACCGATTGGATTACGTTTCTATGATGACCAACGAGCAATGCTTTGCCCTTGCTGTCGAGAAGcttctcaacattgaaattcCCGAGCGTGCCAAGTATATCCGTACTCTGTTTGGAGAAATCACCCGAGTCCTGAACCATCTGATGTCTGTGTTGTCCCACGCAATGGACGTTGGTGCTCTGACGCCTTTCCTTTGGGGTTTCGAGGAACGAGAGAAGCTCATG GAATTCTACGAACGTGTCTCTGGTGCCCGTCTTCACGCCGCCTATGTTCGCCCCGGTGGTGTCCACCAAGATATCCCTGTTGGTTTGCTCGACGACATCTACCAGTGGGCTACCCAGTTCGGTGACCGCATTGACGAGACGGAAGAAATGCTTACTGATAACCGTATCTGGGTTGAGCGACTGAGAGGTGTCGGTGTCGTCTCCGCCGCCGATGCTCTCAACCTCTCCTTCACTGGTGTTATGCTCCGAGGCTCTGGTGTTCCCTGGGATATCCGAAAGAGCCAGCCCTACGACGCCTACGACAAGGTCGAGTTCGATGTCCCCGTGGGCAAGAACGGTGACTGCTACGATCGCTACCTCTGCCGAATGGAGGAGTTCCGCCAGTCCCTCCGCATTATCCACCAATGTCTGAACCAGATGCCCGCCGGACCCGTCCGTGTTGAGGACTACAAGATCTCACCTCCCCCTCGTACCGCCATGAAGGAGAACATGGAGGCCCTCATTCACCACTTCCTTCTGTACACTAAGGGCTATGCTGTTCCTCCCGGCGAGACCTACTCCGTCATTGAGGCCCCCAAGGGTGAAATGGGTGTGTATGTTGTCAGTGATGGTAGCGAGCGTCCTTATAGGTGCCACATTCGTGCTCCTGGATTTGCTCACTTGGGCGGTTTCGATCATGTCTCCAAGGGTCACTTGTTGGCCGATGCTGTTGCCGTAATTGGTACCAtggatttggtgtttg GTGAGGTGGATCGGTAA
- a CDS encoding C6 finger domain-containing protein (similar to Cordyceps militaris CM01 XP_006667483.1) — protein sequence MATGDESNTPQDAAAGVGSDPAPDADAAIAAATTTAPGATTTSGPGTGIGSGSGSGSDIATPGSAGGVSAAVNMTAPASSSAVQNPPVQSTSPSSQPPSIPAESTTSIKITTSPAPTVGLSTTASAADDPEPLTASPQPATKKSPSPSSESPATVAAAVSAPASQPQQNGDSKASESDSEMASYRQVLTAHHGLPVGYSTTTATIPSSHMAASSPPATSAYTSSPGISTTQYSSYPTSNMMSHPTEAYRVSPVPTGNSMSLPSMRTIDSIAQQRVSQPQIPHHTMSMSMNTPLASVSSNAQFYPPHHTMSVPSNYGLPSDSLARYPLPHDPRILGSRGPKKCDETHPTCNNCKKSKRECLGYDPIFRQQPGAQANSHIQPAPTGQLAVPSSAPSSVSGHPNAALGHVPPQTNSYGSQPSMLPSSYSTTPPPSSLPPSSTAHSNSSNYNSPVTAGGTTPIKQESAFDFSASIDPTTRHLPPPTSADVKPYDFKPSLVADTNHHTGPKNMKINEIIDLLGPPPPAQPISHTEDTFNEITKVYHEMYASGLSAFLETSWYYFVENGKMSFPRDANLIEHMATFLKILEAVRANDHSQMAYSGVLETRIVWELACTAYNTPDRTNQAMRTAMPLEGDSAEARNRLRVVEALLCGEYLLTNPLAPPLQDPEPHRTRQFDFWYSLAEFVRKRDLPDSPQSVKTREDALSRMRHLLDGRENRDVLYSIAVVRELAPYYGPSYGNTPQHADESDPKNRLAVASKFILDEAQVTGGTTNVVRRFSDIASRAFVNPGVNVARRTG from the exons ATGGCTACAGGCGACGAGAGCAACACTCCTCAGGACGCCGCTGCCGGCGTTGGCTCTGATCCTGCTcctgatgctgatgctgccattgctgctgctaCAACCACCGCTCCTGGTGCTACTACCACCTCTGGCCCTGGCACTGGCattggctctggctctggctctggctctgaTATCGCCACGCCTGGTagtgctggtggtgtttctGCAGCTGTTAATATGACCGCTCCGGCAAGCTCCAGTGCCGTTCAGAATCCTCCCGTACAGTCgacatctccttcttctcaaccacCGTCAATACCGGCAGAATCAACGACCTCGATCAAGATCACGACTTCCCCTGCTCCGACAGTAGGGCTTTCGACtacagcatcagcagcagacGACCCGGAACCACTAACTGCCAGCCCTCAACCTGCAACCAAAAAATCTCCTTCCCCGTCGTCCGAGTCGCCCGCTACTGTCGCCGCCGCTGTTTCTGCTCCTGCTTCGCAGCCTCAGCAGAACGGCGACAGCAAGGCGTCCGAGTCTGACTCCGAGATGGCTAGTTACAGACAGGTTCTTACAGCCCACCATGGACTCCCTGTGGGCTACTCTACTACCACGGCCACGATACCGTCTTCACATATGGCTGCCTCGAGTCCTCCGGCCACCTCAGCCTACACCTCTTCGCCTGGCATCTCAACGACCCAATATTCATCATACCCAACAAGTAACATGATGTCACATCCGACAGAGGCCTACAGAGTCAGCCCCGTTCCGACCGGCAACTCAATGTCTCTGCCAAGCATGCGAACGATCGATTCTATAGCCCAGCAAAGAGTCAGCCAACCACAAATACCACACCACACAATGTCAATGAGCATGAACACTCCTCTGGCTTCGGTATCCAGTAACGCGCAGTTCTACCCTCCACACCATACCATGTCTGTACCCTCAAACTATGGTCTACCTTCCGATTCCTTGGCTCGATACCCCCTTCCTCATGATCCCCGGATACTGGGTAGCAGAGGCCCAAAGAAG TGTGATGAGACGCACCCCACCTGCAACAACTGCAAAAAGTCGAAACGAGAGTGCTTAGGCTACGATCCTATCTTCCGACAGCAACCAGGAGCTCAAGCCAACTCCCATATTCAACCAGCTCCAACAGGTCAACTGGCGGTGCCATCCTCTGCTCCTTCGTCTGTCTCAGGACATCCCAATGCTGCTCTAGGACACGTGCCCCCTCAGACAAACTCTTACGGCAGCCAACCGTCGATGCTTCCAAGCTCTTACTCAACTACACCTCCACCATCGTCCCTTCCTCCGTCGTCTACCGCACACTCCAACTCATCCAATTACAATTCTCCTGTTACAGCAGGCGGAACAACACCTATTAAGCAAGAGTCTGCCTTTGATTTTTCGGCTTCGATTGATCCAACTACTAGACACTTACCACCCCCTACGAGCGCTGACGTGAAGCCATACGATTTCAAGCCGTCACTCGTTGCCGACACAAACCATCACACTGGCC CCAAAAATATGAAGATCAACGAGATCATTGATTTACTTGGGCCACCACCTCCGGCTCAGCCCATAAGCCACACAGAGGACACCTTCAACGAGATCACCAAAGTCTACCATGAAATGTATGCCAGTGGGTTGAGTGCTTTTCTTGAGACGTCATGGTATTATTTCGtggaaaatggcaaaatgtCGTTTCCCAGGGACGCCAACCTCATTGAGCACATGGCTACCTTTCTAAAGATTTTGGAGGCAGTCAGGGCCAATGATCATTCTCAAATGGCCTATTCAGGGGTGCTGGAGACGAGGATTGTGTGGGAGCTGGCGTGCACCGCGTACAACACACCGGATCGAACGAATCAGGCAATGCGCACCGCCATGCCCCTTGAGGGAGACTCGGCGGAGGCTAGGAATCGCTTGCGTGTGGTTGAGGCCTTGCTTTGTGGTGAATACCTGCTCACAAATCCTTTAGCCCCTCCCCTGCAGGACCCAGAACCCCATCGCACTCGCCAATTCGACTTTTGGTATAGCTTGGCCGAGTTCGTTCGAAAGCGTGACCTGCCGGATTCGCCACAGTCTGTCAAAACTAGGGAGGATGCACTGAGCAGGATGCGGCACTTGCTGGATGGTCGCGAGAACCGCGATGTTCTCTATTCCATTGCTGTGGTACGCGAGCTTGCGCCATATTATGGCCCCAGCTATGGAAACACACCACAGCACGCTGATGAGAGTGATCCAAAGAATCGCCTTGCAGTTGCGTCCAAATTCATTCTGGACGAGGCTCAAGTAACCGGTGGTACAACCAACGTGGTGCGTCGATTCAGTGACATTGCGTCCCGAGCCTTTGTCAACCCCGGTGTCAATGTGGCGCGGAGAACCGGCTAA
- a CDS encoding glycosyltransferase family 31 (similar to Metarhizium robertsii ARSEF 23 XP_007820504.1): MALVLLTVVYITLPPDSPTVLAVRFNTARVKALLRFSHRDAWLRRPPRYPVHLPSEVGYLIKTGYGTRHRVKEQLDAFAVKGGVLGDEGRDYLVVGDWEGNRTEELGARVIDAVGLVMGDERVRGFEEHVRFGKYRSLRAAVEAGDERRAGELGAKFGWELDALKFIMGMELAYKRMPHKKWYAILDDDTFVVRESLELLLGRLDPGKAWYLGNAVGDYKARFAHGGSGVLISGEAMRMLFGRGDVVREAYVRSLDEVWGDRLVARTLLRMGVYLDEQFSHYFNGEAPDLTRIRADGACSPIVSFHGLRTPGAMVKAARALGRMKEPVLWGQLWGLFGRDALESYGEESTALRDGHDHVGPGGEEEVRVWRGIKTAQDCQRKCRGTGRGTGGCLAWTYYTESRECRGSPWFIVGSPRTEVGTVSGINWSGARAAFHECSLSG; this comes from the exons ATGGCGCTCGTCCTCCTCACAGTCGTGTACATCACCCTACCGCCAGACTCGCCCACCGTCCTAGCCGTGCGATTCAACACCGCCCGCGTCAAGGCCCTGCTGCGCTTCTCCCACCGAGACGCCTGGCTCCGTCGGCCGCCGCGGTACCCCGTCCATCTCCCCAGCGAGGTGGGCTACCTCATCAAGACGGGGTACGGGACGAGACACCGCGTCAAGGAGCAGCTGGATGCGTTTGCCGTCAAGGGCGGGGTGCTGGGCGACGAGGGGAGGGATTACCTCGTCGTGGGGGACTGGGAGGGGAATCGGACGGAGGAGCTGGGGGCGAGGGTGATTGACGCGGTGGGCTTGGTGATGGGCGATGAGAGGGTGAGAGGATTTGAGGAGCATGTGCGGTTTGGGAAGTATAGGAGTTTGAGGGCGGCGGTGGAGGCTGGCGATGAGAGGAGGGCGGGGGAGTTGGgcgccaagtttggatgGGAGCTGGATGCGTTGAAG TTCATCATGGGGATGGAGCTGGCGTACAAGCGGATGCCGCACAAGAAGTGGTATGCTATACTGGATGATGATACCTTTGTGGTGAGGGAGTCGCTGGAGTTGCTGCTGGGGCGTTTGGACCCCGGGAAGGCGTGGTATTTGGGCAACGCGGTGGGCGATTACAAGGCGAGGTTTGCGCACGGCGGCTCGGGGGTGCTTATTTCGGGGGAGGCCATGAGGATGCTGTTTGGGAGGGGGGATGTCGTGCGCGAGGCGTACGTGCGGTCGTTGGATGAGGTCTGGGGGGATAGACTCGTCGCGAGGACGTTGCTCCGCATGGGGGTTTATCTGGACGAGCAATTCAGCCACTACTTCAATGGGGAGGCGCCTGATTTGACGCGGATCAGGGCAGACGGAGCGTGTTCACCGATTGTGAGCTTTCACGGGCTGAGAACGCCTGGGGCGATGGTGAAGGCGGCGAGAGCGTTGGGCAGGATGAAGGAGCCGGTGCTCTGGGGCCAGTTGTGGGGGTTGTTCGGGAGAGACGCGTTGGAGTCCTATGGGGAGGAATCGACGGCGCTGAGGGACGGCCATGATCATGTTGGCCCTGGcggggaagaggaggtcCGTGTGTGGAGGGGCATCAAGACGGCTCAGGATTGTCAGCGGAAATGCAGAGGCACAGGCAGAGGCACTGGCGGCTGTTTGGCATGGACGTATTACACCGAAAGTCGCGAGTGTCGTGGCAGTCCGTGGTTCATTGTTGGCTCGCCGCGAACTGAGGTTGGCACGGTGTCCGGGATCAACTGGTCAGGGGCGAGGGCTGCATTTCACGAATGCTCACTTTCGGGGTGA